The following coding sequences are from one Streptomyces angustmyceticus window:
- a CDS encoding NAD(P)/FAD-dependent oxidoreductase — MIVGAGFAGFECARTLSRLAKGAAEIVLLNPHDYFLYVPLLPEVAAGLLEPRRVAVSLTGSLPGTRLVLGQAHGVDLDARRVHYTDPEDEEGSLSYDRLVLTVGSVNKLLPVPGVAEHAHGFRGMPEALYLRDHITRQIELAGAAGDPAERSARTTFVVVGAGYTGTEVAAHGVLFTDALAKQNVGLRDGPRPRWLLVDVADRLLPGLDERLSHSADRVLRSRGVDVRTRTSVKEATSDGVLLDDGEFVPSRSLVWCVGVRPDPLVDSLGLPTDKGRLCVDEFLGVPGRPEVFACGDAAAVPDLTRPGEVTPMTAQHAQRQGKAAALNVAASCGQGARRAYEHRDLGFMVDLGGVQAAANPFHIPLSGPLAGALTRGYHLLAMPGNRIQVAADWILGAVLPRQGVHLGLVSSWSVPLDTASPEVPRLPGGKTGRS; from the coding sequence GTGATCGTCGGAGCCGGCTTCGCCGGCTTCGAATGCGCCCGCACGCTCTCCCGGCTGGCCAAGGGAGCCGCCGAGATCGTGCTGCTCAACCCGCACGACTACTTTCTGTACGTACCGCTGCTGCCGGAAGTGGCGGCGGGGCTCCTGGAACCCCGCCGGGTCGCGGTGTCGCTCACCGGGAGTCTGCCCGGCACCCGGCTCGTCCTCGGGCAGGCCCACGGCGTGGACCTCGACGCCCGCCGGGTGCACTACACCGACCCCGAGGACGAGGAGGGATCCCTCTCCTACGACCGGCTGGTCCTGACCGTCGGCAGCGTCAACAAGCTGCTGCCCGTCCCCGGCGTCGCCGAGCACGCCCACGGCTTCCGCGGAATGCCCGAGGCGCTGTACCTGCGCGACCACATCACCCGTCAGATCGAGCTGGCCGGGGCGGCCGGGGATCCCGCCGAACGGTCCGCCAGGACCACGTTCGTGGTGGTCGGCGCCGGCTACACCGGAACCGAAGTCGCCGCCCACGGCGTGCTGTTCACCGACGCCCTGGCCAAGCAGAACGTGGGCCTGCGGGACGGTCCGCGCCCCCGCTGGCTGCTGGTGGACGTCGCCGACCGGCTGCTGCCCGGACTCGACGAGCGGCTCTCGCACAGCGCGGACCGGGTGCTGCGCTCCCGGGGCGTCGACGTCCGCACCCGCACCTCCGTCAAGGAAGCGACCTCGGACGGTGTGCTGCTCGACGACGGCGAGTTCGTCCCCAGCCGCTCGCTGGTGTGGTGCGTGGGCGTACGGCCCGACCCGCTGGTCGACTCGCTGGGGCTGCCCACCGACAAGGGGCGGCTGTGCGTCGACGAGTTCCTGGGCGTGCCCGGCCGTCCCGAGGTGTTCGCCTGCGGTGACGCCGCGGCCGTGCCGGACCTGACCCGCCCCGGCGAGGTGACCCCGATGACCGCCCAGCACGCGCAGCGGCAGGGCAAGGCGGCGGCACTCAATGTGGCGGCCTCCTGCGGCCAGGGCGCACGGCGCGCCTACGAGCACCGGGACTTGGGCTTCATGGTCGACCTGGGCGGCGTGCAGGCCGCGGCCAACCCCTTCCACATCCCGCTCTCCGGCCCGCTCGCCGGCGCCCTGACCCGCGGCTACCACCTCCTGGCGATGCCGGGGAACCGCATCCAGGTGGCCGCCGACTGGATCCTGGGCGCGGTGCTGCCGCGGCAGGGCGTCCACCTGGGGCTGGTCAGCTCCTGGTCGGTGCCGCTGGACACCGCGTCACCCGAGGTGCCCCGCCTGCCGGGCGGCAAGACGGGCAGGTCGTAG
- the ctaD gene encoding aa3-type cytochrome oxidase subunit I: MTAVQQTESPRPARRRRNAGRVVVDWLTTTDHKTIGTLYLGTSFAFFMVGGVLALAIRAELARPGLQILSNEQFNQAFTMHGTIMLLIFATPLFAGFANWIMPLQIGAPDVAFPRLNMFAYWLYLFGSLIALSAFITPAGAADFGWTAYTPLSGPLRSPGTGGDLWVMGLAFSGFGTILGSVNFITTIICMRAPGMTMFRMPIFTWNILLTAVLVLLAFPVLAAALLVLEADRKFGAQVFDAANGGALLWQHLFWFFGHPEVYIIALPFFGIVTEIFPVFSRKPIFGYIGLVAATISIAGLSVTVWAHHMFVTGAVLLPFFSFMSFLIAVPTGVKFFNWIGTMWHGSLSFETPMLWAIGFLVTFLFGGLTGVLLASPPMDFHVSDSYFVVAHFHYTVFGTVVFAMFAGFYFWWPKFSGRMLDERLGKIHFWTLFIGFHLTFLIQHWLGVEGMPRRYADYLASDGFTTLNTISSIGSFLLGLSVLPFLYNVWKTAKYGKKETLDDPWGYGRSLEWATSCPPPRHNFTTLPRIRSESPAFDLHHPDVAALENARKAARRAALRPGEPRGTGRPPGDGPR, encoded by the coding sequence GTGACAGCCGTTCAGCAGACGGAATCGCCCCGACCGGCCAGGCGGCGACGGAATGCCGGACGGGTGGTGGTGGACTGGCTGACGACCACCGACCACAAAACCATCGGCACGCTCTATCTGGGCACGTCGTTCGCGTTCTTCATGGTCGGCGGAGTGCTGGCGCTCGCCATTCGCGCCGAACTCGCCCGCCCGGGACTGCAGATCCTCTCGAACGAGCAGTTCAATCAGGCGTTCACGATGCACGGCACCATCATGCTGCTGATCTTCGCGACGCCGCTGTTCGCCGGTTTCGCGAACTGGATCATGCCGTTGCAGATCGGCGCACCCGATGTGGCCTTCCCCCGGCTCAACATGTTCGCCTACTGGCTCTACCTGTTCGGCTCCCTGATCGCCCTGAGCGCCTTCATCACCCCCGCCGGGGCCGCCGACTTCGGCTGGACCGCCTACACCCCGCTGTCCGGCCCCCTCCGCAGCCCCGGCACCGGCGGCGATCTGTGGGTGATGGGCCTGGCCTTCTCCGGTTTCGGCACCATTCTGGGCTCGGTCAACTTCATCACGACCATCATCTGTATGCGGGCGCCCGGCATGACGATGTTCCGGATGCCGATCTTCACCTGGAACATCCTGCTGACGGCCGTGCTCGTGCTGCTCGCCTTTCCCGTGCTGGCCGCCGCGCTGCTGGTGCTGGAGGCGGACCGGAAGTTCGGGGCGCAGGTCTTCGACGCCGCGAACGGCGGAGCGCTGCTGTGGCAGCACCTCTTCTGGTTCTTCGGCCACCCCGAGGTGTACATCATCGCGCTGCCGTTCTTCGGCATCGTCACCGAGATCTTCCCCGTCTTCAGCCGAAAGCCCATCTTCGGCTACATCGGGCTCGTCGCGGCGACGATCTCCATCGCGGGGCTCTCGGTCACCGTCTGGGCGCACCACATGTTCGTGACCGGCGCGGTGCTCCTCCCGTTCTTCTCCTTCATGTCCTTCCTCATCGCGGTCCCGACGGGCGTGAAGTTCTTCAACTGGATCGGCACGATGTGGCACGGATCGCTGTCCTTCGAAACCCCGATGCTGTGGGCGATCGGATTCCTGGTGACCTTTCTCTTCGGCGGACTGACCGGTGTCCTGCTGGCCTCACCGCCGATGGACTTCCACGTCTCCGACTCGTACTTCGTCGTCGCCCACTTCCACTACACCGTGTTCGGCACCGTGGTCTTCGCGATGTTCGCCGGGTTCTACTTCTGGTGGCCCAAGTTCTCCGGGAGAATGCTCGACGAGCGTCTCGGCAAAATCCACTTCTGGACCCTGTTCATCGGATTCCACCTCACCTTCCTCATCCAGCACTGGCTCGGCGTCGAAGGCATGCCCCGCCGTTACGCGGACTATCTGGCGTCCGACGGCTTCACCACGCTGAACACGATCTCCAGCATCGGCTCGTTCCTGCTGGGTCTTTCGGTGCTGCCGTTCCTCTACAACGTCTGGAAGACGGCCAAGTACGGGAAGAAGGAGACCCTCGACGACCCCTGGGGCTACGGACGCTCCCTGGAGTGGGCCACCTCGTGCCCGCCGCCGCGGCACAACTTCACCACGCTGCCCCGGATCCGCTCCGAGTCACCCGCCTTCGACCTGCACCACCCCGATGTCGCCGCCCTGGAGAACGCCAGAAAGGCCGCGCGCCGCGCCGCGCTCCGCCCCGGCGAACCCCGCGGCACCGGCCGACCGCCGGGGGACGGGCCGCGCTGA
- a CDS encoding class I SAM-dependent methyltransferase has product MPHDSTIPDHAYWDARYTESDRMWSGRPNAPLVRETAGLIPGTALDLGCGEGADAVWLAEQGWHVTAVDVSRVALDRAARHARETAADAAHRIDWQWCDLASSFPAGSFDLVSAHFLHSPSDMPRDEILRKAASAVAPGGILLVVGHAAAPTQDHGPHPDLHFPTPDEVLAALGLPDGEWEVLRNEEHQQAMTGPDGRPGTRTDNTLKLRRVPA; this is encoded by the coding sequence ATGCCCCACGACAGCACCATCCCCGACCACGCGTACTGGGACGCCCGCTACACGGAGAGCGACCGGATGTGGAGCGGGCGCCCCAACGCACCGCTGGTCCGTGAGACCGCCGGCCTGATCCCGGGCACTGCACTCGACCTGGGCTGCGGCGAGGGAGCCGACGCCGTCTGGCTCGCCGAACAGGGCTGGCACGTCACCGCCGTCGACGTCTCCCGTGTCGCCCTCGACCGCGCGGCACGGCATGCGCGGGAGACGGCGGCGGACGCGGCGCACCGCATCGACTGGCAGTGGTGCGACCTCGCCTCCTCGTTCCCCGCGGGCAGCTTCGACCTCGTCTCCGCCCACTTCCTGCACTCCCCGAGCGACATGCCGCGCGACGAGATCCTGCGGAAGGCCGCCTCGGCGGTGGCACCCGGCGGGATCCTCCTCGTCGTCGGTCACGCGGCGGCCCCGACCCAGGACCACGGCCCGCACCCCGACCTGCACTTCCCCACGCCGGACGAGGTCCTCGCGGCTCTCGGTCTCCCGGACGGGGAGTGGGAGGTCCTGCGCAACGAGGAGCACCAGCAGGCCATGACCGGCCCGGACGGCCGGCCGGGCACCCGCACCGACAACACCCTGAAGCTGCGCCGCGTCCCGGCCTGA
- a CDS encoding Asp23/Gls24 family envelope stress response protein: MTEFAERGSRNTGNLGRTTIADGVVAKIAFLAATESEGVHALGSGFSRSVGALRKRVPGGGTTTTHGVKVEVGEKQAAVDLDLVVDYGEVIPDVGRGVRQNVISAVETMTGLQVVEVNIAVSDVWLPEEEEGEPERVQ; this comes from the coding sequence ATGACCGAGTTCGCAGAGCGTGGGTCGCGGAACACCGGGAACCTGGGGCGCACGACCATCGCCGACGGAGTGGTGGCGAAGATCGCCTTCCTGGCAGCCACGGAATCGGAAGGGGTCCACGCGCTCGGCAGCGGGTTTTCGAGATCGGTGGGCGCCCTGCGCAAACGCGTACCCGGCGGGGGCACGACCACCACGCACGGCGTGAAGGTCGAGGTCGGCGAGAAGCAGGCCGCGGTCGATCTGGATCTCGTCGTCGACTACGGCGAGGTCATCCCCGACGTGGGCAGGGGCGTGCGGCAGAACGTCATCTCCGCGGTCGAGACGATGACCGGCCTCCAGGTCGTGGAGGTCAATATCGCGGTGAGCGATGTGTGGCTCCCCGAGGAGGAGGAAGGCGAACCGGAACGCGTGCAGTAG
- a CDS encoding baeRF2 domain-containing protein, whose amino-acid sequence MRLSLLKPVIDRPGPWASVYATVPQSSEDTAKQQELTASATTAQLFALGADEATCGAVHEALLTRREGDTGAHAGRVLFAAHGAIVLDTPLPGPPAMPFAAWGPVPRVTPLLAAIGDDPVCLVVRLDRNGADFALLGERGGADGAGRTFPRASADGSSERHFRTDPANSWEHNAGEIADAVRAAFERSGAEAVVLVGEERDRHLVHDKLPEPLRALTCESTHGGRAPGAESALVDRDIAQVRAVQEREHIAQVTDRFRTGAGPGNKSAPHAAAGIPALVEAAREHRIDTLLVSPHGADIARQVWVGADADQLAVRGTELTYLGEERPAVARADDALVRSAAATGADIVVVRDPERAPSGGLGALLRGTVDATPD is encoded by the coding sequence ATGCGACTCTCGCTCCTGAAACCGGTCATCGATCGGCCCGGCCCCTGGGCATCCGTCTACGCCACCGTCCCGCAGAGCAGCGAGGACACGGCGAAGCAGCAGGAGCTGACGGCGAGTGCCACCACCGCGCAGCTGTTCGCGCTCGGCGCGGACGAGGCCACCTGCGGCGCGGTGCACGAGGCGCTGCTCACGCGGCGGGAAGGCGACACCGGGGCGCACGCCGGGAGGGTGCTGTTCGCCGCCCATGGCGCGATCGTGCTCGACACCCCGCTTCCCGGGCCCCCGGCCATGCCGTTCGCCGCCTGGGGGCCGGTGCCCCGGGTCACCCCGTTGCTGGCGGCGATCGGCGACGACCCCGTCTGCCTGGTGGTCCGCCTCGACCGGAACGGAGCGGACTTCGCCCTGCTGGGCGAGCGGGGCGGCGCCGACGGCGCCGGGCGGACCTTCCCCCGCGCCTCCGCGGACGGCTCCTCCGAACGGCACTTCCGGACCGACCCGGCGAACTCCTGGGAGCACAACGCCGGGGAGATCGCCGACGCGGTGCGCGCGGCGTTCGAGCGGAGCGGCGCCGAGGCCGTCGTCCTGGTCGGGGAGGAGCGGGACCGCCACCTGGTGCACGACAAGCTGCCCGAACCGCTGCGCGCCCTCACCTGCGAGAGCACCCACGGAGGCCGTGCGCCGGGCGCCGAGAGCGCGCTGGTCGACCGGGACATCGCCCAGGTCAGAGCGGTCCAGGAACGCGAACACATCGCGCAGGTGACCGACCGCTTCCGCACGGGTGCCGGGCCCGGGAACAAGAGCGCCCCGCATGCCGCGGCCGGCATCCCCGCGCTGGTCGAGGCGGCGCGGGAGCACCGGATCGACACCCTGCTGGTCAGCCCGCACGGCGCGGACATCGCCCGGCAGGTCTGGGTGGGCGCGGACGCCGACCAACTCGCCGTACGCGGAACGGAGTTGACGTACCTGGGGGAGGAGCGGCCGGCCGTCGCGCGGGCGGACGACGCCCTGGTGCGGTCGGCGGCCGCGACCGGCGCCGACATCGTGGTGGTCCGTGACCCCGAGCGCGCACCCTCCGGCGGCCTCGGAGCCCTCCTGCGCGGGACGGTCGACGCGACGCCGGACTGA
- a CDS encoding DUF5709 domain-containing protein: MSDDAMGDEVYQPPRSDPQDNPNDLDMEDALDEPDLDETLDTGYSPPERPFVVNHDGTTARELHDRETLDHRLAVEVPDVCAPDGDGIGDLPGGVGEPTDLECGEERAGRLVGSDEGFWRGGSNDIAARDVGIDGGAASAEEAAVHIARDNAGDGDREV, from the coding sequence ATGTCCGACGACGCGATGGGCGACGAGGTCTATCAGCCTCCCCGGTCCGATCCCCAGGACAACCCCAACGACCTCGACATGGAGGACGCCCTGGACGAGCCGGATCTCGACGAGACGCTGGACACGGGCTACTCGCCCCCGGAGCGGCCCTTCGTGGTCAACCACGACGGGACCACCGCGCGCGAGCTGCACGACCGCGAGACGCTCGATCACCGGCTGGCCGTGGAGGTACCGGACGTCTGCGCCCCCGACGGCGACGGCATCGGCGACCTGCCCGGCGGGGTGGGGGAACCCACCGACCTCGAATGCGGCGAGGAGCGGGCCGGCCGGCTCGTGGGATCCGATGAGGGATTCTGGCGCGGCGGCAGCAATGACATCGCCGCCCGCGACGTCGGTATCGACGGCGGCGCCGCGTCGGCGGAAGAGGCGGCGGTGCATATCGCGCGGGACAATGCGGGGGACGGGGACCGGGAGGTATAG
- a CDS encoding DUF2795 domain-containing protein has product MVMEHGTDKTGPARDDVMKRQLRGQLTAERSLRTDEEHELQPAGEDQPVAAWSPESDFRGGTPSGMSERDVGLRSELAQHLGRSLYPADKNAIIETLRRNNAPDRLVAMAERLPAHERFGNVQSIAEAVGIATEHRRA; this is encoded by the coding sequence ATGGTCATGGAACACGGCACGGACAAGACCGGCCCCGCCCGGGACGACGTGATGAAACGGCAACTGCGGGGGCAGCTGACGGCCGAGCGCTCCCTGCGGACCGACGAGGAGCACGAACTCCAGCCGGCGGGAGAGGACCAGCCGGTGGCGGCGTGGTCCCCCGAGAGCGACTTCAGGGGCGGCACGCCGAGCGGGATGTCCGAACGGGACGTCGGGCTGCGCTCCGAACTCGCCCAGCACCTCGGGCGCAGCCTGTACCCGGCCGACAAGAACGCGATCATCGAGACCCTCCGGCGGAACAACGCACCGGACCGGCTGGTGGCGATGGCCGAGCGGCTGCCCGCGCACGAGCGGTTCGGGAACGTGCAGAGCATCGCGGAGGCCGTGGGCATCGCCACGGAACACCGGCGCGCCTGA
- a CDS encoding aldo/keto reductase — protein sequence MTRTRTVTFPSGVRVPALGQGTWHMGNDPARRAEEIAALRCGLDLGLSVIDTAEMYGNGAAEELVGEAVHGRRDEAFLVSKVLPFHADRRGTVDACHASLRRLRTDRIDLYLLHWRGSVPLDETVEALESLVAQGSIGAWGVSNFDVDDLADLPEGARPQTDQVLYNLTRRGPEHDLFPRCRELAVPLMAYSPVEQGRLLGHEALTSLASARGAAPAQIALAWVLRRDDVLAIPKAAGTAHVEENRAALDLTLTDDDLRFLDDAFPPPSGKQPLELL from the coding sequence ATGACCCGCACGCGCACGGTGACCTTTCCCTCCGGTGTGCGGGTGCCCGCTCTCGGGCAGGGCACCTGGCACATGGGCAACGACCCCGCGCGGCGCGCCGAGGAGATCGCCGCTCTGCGGTGTGGCCTGGACCTGGGGCTGAGCGTGATCGACACGGCGGAGATGTACGGGAACGGCGCCGCCGAGGAACTGGTCGGCGAGGCGGTGCACGGCCGCAGGGACGAAGCCTTCCTCGTGAGCAAGGTGCTGCCCTTCCACGCCGACAGAAGAGGCACGGTCGACGCCTGCCACGCGAGCCTGCGCCGGCTGCGGACCGACCGGATCGACCTCTACCTGCTGCACTGGCGCGGCAGCGTGCCCCTCGACGAGACCGTCGAGGCCCTGGAGTCCCTGGTGGCGCAGGGCAGCATCGGCGCCTGGGGAGTGAGCAATTTCGACGTCGACGACCTCGCCGACCTGCCCGAAGGCGCCCGCCCGCAGACCGACCAGGTGCTCTACAACCTCACCCGCCGCGGCCCGGAGCACGACCTCTTTCCCCGCTGCCGGGAACTCGCGGTCCCGTTGATGGCCTACTCGCCCGTGGAACAGGGCCGGCTCCTGGGCCACGAGGCACTGACCTCCCTGGCCTCCGCCCGGGGAGCGGCCCCCGCCCAGATCGCACTGGCCTGGGTGCTGCGCCGCGACGACGTCCTCGCCATTCCCAAGGCGGCCGGCACGGCCCATGTCGAGGAGAACCGTGCGGCACTCGACCTGACGCTCACCGATGACGACCTCCGCTTCCTCGACGACGCGTTCCCGCCCCCGTCCGGTAAGCAGCCCCTCGAACTCCTGTGA
- the uriT gene encoding uridine transporter UriT, whose amino-acid sequence MNVSTTQRPVAATGGGSGVRIGVLVTALLAACFAFQLNASMLSPALKNIEDTLGASSAEIGLTQTAFFTSAALFSLFLPRLGDVVGRRRVLAGMLALMVVGCVVAALATSVPVLFAGRVIQGVCGPVVPLCLIMLRVEVKEPKRYGTLLGVITAVNGGIAGVDSLAGGYLADRHGFGSVFWAMAVVAALAAVLVATLTPESKAPTATRMDWPGVALLVVSVGSLLIALNEAGKLAAANWPLIAVLLVLSAAAFALFWRTEDRSGHPLVATRHLKQRATWATLLTTVLTMTGVFAVMNGLIPAFAQDAQAGLGMSAEASAWWTLSPYALAGLAMGPLAGRLAATFGYGRVLRCGLVGSVATVVLMLLTMHSHARILLLVTSVLVGIAYAGVANIVLNGLGIVLSPAENPGFLPGLNAGAFNLGAGLSFAVLYAVKTAATPADPSSAGGYTAGMIAGVVILAAAIATSFLIPKPVAAEAQD is encoded by the coding sequence ATGAACGTTTCCACCACTCAGCGCCCCGTAGCGGCGACCGGCGGCGGCTCCGGCGTCCGGATCGGTGTCCTGGTCACGGCGCTGCTCGCGGCGTGCTTCGCCTTCCAGCTCAACGCGAGCATGCTCAGCCCCGCGCTCAAGAACATCGAGGACACCCTCGGCGCCAGCTCCGCGGAGATCGGCCTCACCCAAACCGCGTTCTTCACCTCGGCGGCGCTGTTCTCGCTGTTCCTCCCGCGGCTGGGCGATGTCGTCGGCCGCCGCCGGGTGCTGGCCGGGATGCTCGCCCTGATGGTCGTGGGATGTGTGGTCGCCGCGCTGGCGACCAGCGTGCCGGTGCTGTTCGCCGGCCGTGTCATCCAGGGCGTCTGCGGCCCGGTCGTCCCGTTGTGCCTGATCATGCTGCGGGTCGAGGTGAAGGAACCCAAGCGGTACGGCACCCTGCTCGGCGTGATCACCGCCGTCAACGGCGGTATCGCCGGTGTCGACTCCCTCGCGGGCGGCTACCTCGCCGACCGCCACGGCTTCGGTTCGGTCTTCTGGGCGATGGCGGTCGTCGCGGCCCTGGCCGCCGTGCTGGTCGCCACCCTGACCCCCGAGTCGAAGGCGCCGACAGCGACCCGGATGGACTGGCCCGGGGTCGCGCTGCTGGTCGTCTCGGTGGGCTCGCTGCTGATCGCGCTCAACGAGGCGGGCAAGCTGGCCGCCGCGAACTGGCCGCTGATCGCCGTTCTCCTCGTCCTGTCCGCGGCCGCCTTCGCGCTGTTCTGGCGGACCGAGGACCGCAGCGGGCACCCCCTGGTCGCCACCCGGCACCTCAAGCAGCGCGCGACGTGGGCGACGCTGCTGACCACCGTGCTCACCATGACCGGCGTGTTCGCCGTCATGAACGGGCTGATCCCGGCGTTCGCCCAGGACGCCCAGGCCGGGCTGGGGATGAGCGCCGAGGCCTCCGCGTGGTGGACGCTGTCCCCGTACGCGCTCGCCGGGCTCGCCATGGGCCCGCTGGCCGGACGCCTCGCCGCCACCTTCGGCTACGGCCGCGTCCTGCGGTGCGGCCTGGTCGGGTCGGTGGCCACCGTCGTGCTGATGCTGCTCACGATGCACAGCCACGCACGGATCCTGCTGCTGGTGACGTCCGTCCTGGTGGGCATCGCCTACGCGGGCGTGGCGAACATCGTCCTCAACGGGCTGGGCATCGTCCTCTCCCCCGCCGAGAACCCGGGCTTCCTGCCCGGCCTCAACGCGGGCGCGTTCAACCTCGGCGCGGGCCTCAGCTTCGCCGTCCTGTACGCGGTCAAGACCGCCGCCACCCCGGCGGACCCGTCGTCGGCCGGCGGCTACACCGCCGGAATGATCGCGGGCGTGGTCATCCTCGCCGCGGCCATCGCGACGTCCTTCCTGATCCCGAAGCCGGTGGCGGCCGAAGCCCAGGACTGA